One part of the Haliaeetus albicilla chromosome 9, bHalAlb1.1, whole genome shotgun sequence genome encodes these proteins:
- the ANKFY1 gene encoding rabankyrin-5 isoform X2: MAMLRWIYTDELELREDDIFLTELMKLANKFQLQLLRERCEKGVMSLVNVRNCIRFYQTAEELNASTLLNYCAEIIASHWDDLRKEDFSSMSAQLLYKMFKSKTDYPLHKAIKVEREDVVFLYLIEMDSQLPGKLNELDHNGDLALDLALAQRLESIATTLVNYKADIDRADKRGWSLLHKAIQRGDKFAANFLIKNGARVNAATLGDQETPLHLVASYSPKKHLPDVMAEMAQIAESLLQAGANPNMQDNKGRTPLHVSIVVRNEPVFSQLLQCKQLDLELKDHEGSTALWLAVQYITVSSDQSVNPFEDAPVVNGTSFDENSFAARLIQRGSNTDAPDTVTGNCLLQRAAGAGNEAASLFLATHGAKVNHQNKWGETPLHTACRHGLANLTAELLQQGANPNIQTAEAVLGQKDASSPTAENVYLQTPLHMAIAYNHPDVVSVILEQKANALHATNNLQIIPDFSLKDSRDQTVLGLALWTGMHTIAAQLLGSGASINDTMSDGQTLLHMAIQRQDSKSALFLLEHQADINVRTQDGETALQLAIKNQLPLVVDAICTRGADMSVPDEKGNPPLWLALENNLEDIASTLVRHGCDSTCWGSGPSGCLQTLLHRAIDENSEQIACFLIRSGCDVNSPRKPGPNGEGEEEAHDGQTPLHLAACWGLEEVIQCLLEFGANVNAQDAEGRTPIHVAISNQHNVIIQLMISHPDIKLNVRDRQGMTPFACAMTYKNNKAAEAILKREPGAAEQVDNKGRNFLHVAVQNSDIESVLFLISVQANVNSRVQDASKLTPLHLAVQAGSEIIVRNLLLAGAQVNELTKHRQTALHLAAQQDLPTICSVLLENGVDFAAVDENGNNALHLAVMHGRLNNIRVLLTECNVDAEAFNIRGQSPMHILGQYGKDNAAAICDLFLECMPEYPLDKPDAEGNTVLLLAYMKGNANLCRAIVRAGARLGVNNNQGVNIFNYQVATKQLLFRLLDMLTKEPPWCDGSNCYECTAKFGVTTRKHHCRHCGRLLCHKCSTKEIPIIKFDLNKPVRVCNICFDVLTLGGVS; this comes from the exons ATGGCAATGCTGCGGTGGATCTACACAGATGAACTTGAGCTAAGAGAAGATGATATCTTCTTGACAGAGCTCATGAAACTAGCTAATAAATTTCAGCTCCAGCTACTTAGGGAAAG ATGTGAAAAAGGAGTTATGTCACTAGTTAATGTCAGGAACTGCATTCGTTTCTATCAGACTGCTGAGGAGCTGAATGCTAGCACTCTTCTGAACTATTGTGCTGAGATAATTGCTAGTCACTGG GATGACTTGCGTAAAGAAGACTTCAGTAGCATGAGTGCTCAGTTATTGTATAAAATGTTCAAGTCAAAGACAGATTATCCTTTGCATAAGGCTATTAAAGTTGAGAGAGAAGATGTAGTCTTTTTGTATCTTATTGAGATGGATTCACAG CTTCCTGGGAAGCTCAATGAATTGGATCACAATGGAGATCTTGCTTTGGATCTAGCCCTTGCCCAAAGATTGGAGAGTATTGCAACTACACTGGTCAACTACAAGGCTGACATAGATAGAGCAGACAAGAGAGGCTGGAGTCTATTACATAAAGCCATCCAAAGAG GAGATAAATTTGCTGCAAACTTTCTCATAAAAAATGGTGCCCGTGTGAATGCTGCTACATTGGGAGACCAGGAGACTCCTCTGCACCTTGTGGCATCATACAGCCCCAAGAAGCATTTGCCAGATGTCATGGCAGAGATGGCACAGATAGCAGAGTCCCTCTTACAGGCAGGAGCCAATCCAAATATGCAAGACAACAAAGGAAG GACCCCATTACATGTCTCAATTGTGGTCAGGAATGAACCTGTATTCAGTCAGCTTCTCCAGTGCAAACA ACTAGACTTGGAGCTGAAGGATCATGAAGGAAGCACAGCTCTGTGGCTTGCAGTTCAGTATATCACTGTATCGTCTGATCAGTCTGTAAACCCTTTTGAGGATGCCCCTGTTGTAAATGGAACCTCATTTGATGAGAACAGTTTTGCAGCAAGGTTGATCCAACGAGGCAGCAATACAGATGCTCCAGACACAGTAACAG gaaactgCTTGCTTCAGAGGGCAGCTGGTGCAGGAAATGAGGCAGCTTCTCTCTTCCTAGCAACTCATGGAGCAAAAGTCAACCACCAAAATAAATGG GGAGAAACACCACTGCATACAGCCTGTAGGCATGGCCTAGCAAACCTGACAGCAGAACTTCTGCAACAAGGAGCCAATCCAAACATCCAGACAGCAGAAGCAGTGCTTGGTCAGAAGGATGCATCTTCTCCAACAGCAGAGAATGTTTATCTGCAAACTCCCCTTCACATGGCTATTGCTTACAATCACCCAGATGTGGTGTCAGTCATCCTGGAACAAAAAG CTAATGCTCTTCATGCTACCAACAATTTGCAAATTATTCCTGACTTTAGTCTAAAGGACTCGAGAGACCAGACTGTGCTGGGATTGGCTCTTTGGACAG GCATGCACACAATAGCAGCTCAGCTGCTTGGATCTGGGGCGTCCATCAATGACACAATGTCAGACGGACAGACTCTGCTACATATGGCAATACAGAGACAAGACAGTAAGAGTGCACTCTTTTTGCTGGAACATCAGGCAGATATAAATGTCAG AACACAGGATGGAGAGACTGCCTTACAGCTAGCTATAAAAAACCAGCTCCCTCTTGTGGTTGATGCTATTTGTACCAGAGGAGCAGACATGTCTGTGCCAGATGAGAAAGGAAATCCTCCTTTATGGCTTGCCTTAGAAAATAACCTGGAAGATATTGCATCAACTCTG GTTAGGCATGGCTGTGATTCAACCTGTTGGGGGTCAGGACCAAGTGGCTGCTTACAAACTCTTCTTCACAGAGCGATTGATGAAAACAGTGAACAAATAGCATGCTTTCTTATTCGCAG TGGTTGTGATGTGAATAGTCCCAGAAAGCCAGGCCCaaatggagaaggagaagaggaagctcATGATGGACAGACACCCCTACACTTGGCAGCCTGCTGGGGACTAGAAGAGGTGATCCAGTGCCTTTTGGAGTTTGGTGCCAATGTCAATGCTCAG GATGCAGAAGGAAGAACTCCAATCCATGTTGCCATTAGCAACCAACATAACGTTATCATTCAGCTTATGATTTCACATCCAGATATTAAGCTGAATGTACGTGACAGGCAAGGAATGACTCCCTTTGCATGTGCTATGAcgtataaaaataacaaagcgGCTGAAGCAATTCTGAAGAGGGAACCAGGAGCTGCTGAACAG GTTGATAATAAGGGTCGGAATTTCCTACATGTAGCTGTTCAGAACTCTGACATTGAGAGTGTGCTGTTCCTGATAAGCGTACAGGCTAATGTAAACTCCCGGGTCCAGGATGCCTCCAAACTAACACCTCTCCATCTGGCTGTACAAGCTGGCTCAGAGATCATTGTGCGTAATCTG CTGCTGGCAGGTGCCCAGGTGAATGAACTGACTAAGCATCGTCAGACTGCTCTTCACTTAGCAGCCCAGCAAGATTTGCCCACTATTTGCTCAGTCCTTCTGGAGAATGGAGTAGACTTTGCAGCTGtagatgaaaatggaaataatg CTCTTCATCTGGCAGTGATGCATGGCCGTCTAAACAATATCCGGGTCCTTCTCACGGAGTGCAATGTAGATGCAGAAGCGTTTAATATTAG AGGCCAGTCACCAATGCATATTTTGGGACAATATGGGAAAGATAACGCAGCAGCCATCTGTGACCTTTTCTTGGAGTGTATGCCAGAGTACCCTCTAGACAAACCTGATGCTGAAGGAAACACAG tgctccTGTTGGCTTACATGAAGGGAAATGCTAACTTGTGTCGTGCAATAGTGAGAGCTGGGGCTCGTCTTGGAGTTAACAATAATCAAGGAGTCAATATCTTCAACTACCAAGTTGCTACAAAACAGCTTCTCTTTAGACTGCTAG ATATGCTGACAAAAGAACCTCCCTGGTGTGATGGCTCCAACTGCTATGAATGCACTGCCAAATTTGGAGTCACGACAAGGAAGCATCACTG CCGACACTGTGGACGCCTGCTTTGCCATAAGTGCTCAACAAAGGAGATTCCTATCATAAAATTTGATTTGAACAAGCCAGTTCGAGTTTGCAACATCTGCTTTGATGTCCTGACTCTGGGAGGAGTCTCCTAG
- the ANKFY1 gene encoding rabankyrin-5 isoform X1: MAEEEVAKLEKHLMLLRQEYVKLQKKLVDTERRCNLLAAEANQDNASDTFISRLLAIVAELYQQEQYSDLKIKVGDKHISAHKFVLAARSDTWSLANLASTEELDLSDADPEVTMAMLRWIYTDELELREDDIFLTELMKLANKFQLQLLRERCEKGVMSLVNVRNCIRFYQTAEELNASTLLNYCAEIIASHWDDLRKEDFSSMSAQLLYKMFKSKTDYPLHKAIKVEREDVVFLYLIEMDSQLPGKLNELDHNGDLALDLALAQRLESIATTLVNYKADIDRADKRGWSLLHKAIQRGDKFAANFLIKNGARVNAATLGDQETPLHLVASYSPKKHLPDVMAEMAQIAESLLQAGANPNMQDNKGRTPLHVSIVVRNEPVFSQLLQCKQLDLELKDHEGSTALWLAVQYITVSSDQSVNPFEDAPVVNGTSFDENSFAARLIQRGSNTDAPDTVTGNCLLQRAAGAGNEAASLFLATHGAKVNHQNKWGETPLHTACRHGLANLTAELLQQGANPNIQTAEAVLGQKDASSPTAENVYLQTPLHMAIAYNHPDVVSVILEQKANALHATNNLQIIPDFSLKDSRDQTVLGLALWTGMHTIAAQLLGSGASINDTMSDGQTLLHMAIQRQDSKSALFLLEHQADINVRTQDGETALQLAIKNQLPLVVDAICTRGADMSVPDEKGNPPLWLALENNLEDIASTLVRHGCDSTCWGSGPSGCLQTLLHRAIDENSEQIACFLIRSGCDVNSPRKPGPNGEGEEEAHDGQTPLHLAACWGLEEVIQCLLEFGANVNAQDAEGRTPIHVAISNQHNVIIQLMISHPDIKLNVRDRQGMTPFACAMTYKNNKAAEAILKREPGAAEQVDNKGRNFLHVAVQNSDIESVLFLISVQANVNSRVQDASKLTPLHLAVQAGSEIIVRNLLLAGAQVNELTKHRQTALHLAAQQDLPTICSVLLENGVDFAAVDENGNNALHLAVMHGRLNNIRVLLTECNVDAEAFNIRGQSPMHILGQYGKDNAAAICDLFLECMPEYPLDKPDAEGNTVLLLAYMKGNANLCRAIVRAGARLGVNNNQGVNIFNYQVATKQLLFRLLDMLTKEPPWCDGSNCYECTAKFGVTTRKHHCRHCGRLLCHKCSTKEIPIIKFDLNKPVRVCNICFDVLTLGGVS, translated from the exons AGGAGGTGGCCAAGCTGGAAAAGCACCTGATGCTTCTCCGCCAGGAGTATGTaaagctgcagaagaaactAGTTGATACAGAAAGGAGATGCAATCTTCTGGCTGCTGAGGCTAACCAAGACAATGCCAGTGACACCTTCATCAGTCGACTTCTTGCCATTGTAGCTGAACTCTATCAGCAGGAGCAGTACAG TGATCTGAAGATAAAGGTTGGGGACAAGCACATCAGTGCTCACAAATTTGTCTTGGCGGCACGCAGTGATACTTGGAGTCTTGCCAACCTTGCCTCAACAGAGGAGCTGGATCTGTCAG ATGCTGACCCAGAGGTAACCATGGCAATGCTGCGGTGGATCTACACAGATGAACTTGAGCTAAGAGAAGATGATATCTTCTTGACAGAGCTCATGAAACTAGCTAATAAATTTCAGCTCCAGCTACTTAGGGAAAG ATGTGAAAAAGGAGTTATGTCACTAGTTAATGTCAGGAACTGCATTCGTTTCTATCAGACTGCTGAGGAGCTGAATGCTAGCACTCTTCTGAACTATTGTGCTGAGATAATTGCTAGTCACTGG GATGACTTGCGTAAAGAAGACTTCAGTAGCATGAGTGCTCAGTTATTGTATAAAATGTTCAAGTCAAAGACAGATTATCCTTTGCATAAGGCTATTAAAGTTGAGAGAGAAGATGTAGTCTTTTTGTATCTTATTGAGATGGATTCACAG CTTCCTGGGAAGCTCAATGAATTGGATCACAATGGAGATCTTGCTTTGGATCTAGCCCTTGCCCAAAGATTGGAGAGTATTGCAACTACACTGGTCAACTACAAGGCTGACATAGATAGAGCAGACAAGAGAGGCTGGAGTCTATTACATAAAGCCATCCAAAGAG GAGATAAATTTGCTGCAAACTTTCTCATAAAAAATGGTGCCCGTGTGAATGCTGCTACATTGGGAGACCAGGAGACTCCTCTGCACCTTGTGGCATCATACAGCCCCAAGAAGCATTTGCCAGATGTCATGGCAGAGATGGCACAGATAGCAGAGTCCCTCTTACAGGCAGGAGCCAATCCAAATATGCAAGACAACAAAGGAAG GACCCCATTACATGTCTCAATTGTGGTCAGGAATGAACCTGTATTCAGTCAGCTTCTCCAGTGCAAACA ACTAGACTTGGAGCTGAAGGATCATGAAGGAAGCACAGCTCTGTGGCTTGCAGTTCAGTATATCACTGTATCGTCTGATCAGTCTGTAAACCCTTTTGAGGATGCCCCTGTTGTAAATGGAACCTCATTTGATGAGAACAGTTTTGCAGCAAGGTTGATCCAACGAGGCAGCAATACAGATGCTCCAGACACAGTAACAG gaaactgCTTGCTTCAGAGGGCAGCTGGTGCAGGAAATGAGGCAGCTTCTCTCTTCCTAGCAACTCATGGAGCAAAAGTCAACCACCAAAATAAATGG GGAGAAACACCACTGCATACAGCCTGTAGGCATGGCCTAGCAAACCTGACAGCAGAACTTCTGCAACAAGGAGCCAATCCAAACATCCAGACAGCAGAAGCAGTGCTTGGTCAGAAGGATGCATCTTCTCCAACAGCAGAGAATGTTTATCTGCAAACTCCCCTTCACATGGCTATTGCTTACAATCACCCAGATGTGGTGTCAGTCATCCTGGAACAAAAAG CTAATGCTCTTCATGCTACCAACAATTTGCAAATTATTCCTGACTTTAGTCTAAAGGACTCGAGAGACCAGACTGTGCTGGGATTGGCTCTTTGGACAG GCATGCACACAATAGCAGCTCAGCTGCTTGGATCTGGGGCGTCCATCAATGACACAATGTCAGACGGACAGACTCTGCTACATATGGCAATACAGAGACAAGACAGTAAGAGTGCACTCTTTTTGCTGGAACATCAGGCAGATATAAATGTCAG AACACAGGATGGAGAGACTGCCTTACAGCTAGCTATAAAAAACCAGCTCCCTCTTGTGGTTGATGCTATTTGTACCAGAGGAGCAGACATGTCTGTGCCAGATGAGAAAGGAAATCCTCCTTTATGGCTTGCCTTAGAAAATAACCTGGAAGATATTGCATCAACTCTG GTTAGGCATGGCTGTGATTCAACCTGTTGGGGGTCAGGACCAAGTGGCTGCTTACAAACTCTTCTTCACAGAGCGATTGATGAAAACAGTGAACAAATAGCATGCTTTCTTATTCGCAG TGGTTGTGATGTGAATAGTCCCAGAAAGCCAGGCCCaaatggagaaggagaagaggaagctcATGATGGACAGACACCCCTACACTTGGCAGCCTGCTGGGGACTAGAAGAGGTGATCCAGTGCCTTTTGGAGTTTGGTGCCAATGTCAATGCTCAG GATGCAGAAGGAAGAACTCCAATCCATGTTGCCATTAGCAACCAACATAACGTTATCATTCAGCTTATGATTTCACATCCAGATATTAAGCTGAATGTACGTGACAGGCAAGGAATGACTCCCTTTGCATGTGCTATGAcgtataaaaataacaaagcgGCTGAAGCAATTCTGAAGAGGGAACCAGGAGCTGCTGAACAG GTTGATAATAAGGGTCGGAATTTCCTACATGTAGCTGTTCAGAACTCTGACATTGAGAGTGTGCTGTTCCTGATAAGCGTACAGGCTAATGTAAACTCCCGGGTCCAGGATGCCTCCAAACTAACACCTCTCCATCTGGCTGTACAAGCTGGCTCAGAGATCATTGTGCGTAATCTG CTGCTGGCAGGTGCCCAGGTGAATGAACTGACTAAGCATCGTCAGACTGCTCTTCACTTAGCAGCCCAGCAAGATTTGCCCACTATTTGCTCAGTCCTTCTGGAGAATGGAGTAGACTTTGCAGCTGtagatgaaaatggaaataatg CTCTTCATCTGGCAGTGATGCATGGCCGTCTAAACAATATCCGGGTCCTTCTCACGGAGTGCAATGTAGATGCAGAAGCGTTTAATATTAG AGGCCAGTCACCAATGCATATTTTGGGACAATATGGGAAAGATAACGCAGCAGCCATCTGTGACCTTTTCTTGGAGTGTATGCCAGAGTACCCTCTAGACAAACCTGATGCTGAAGGAAACACAG tgctccTGTTGGCTTACATGAAGGGAAATGCTAACTTGTGTCGTGCAATAGTGAGAGCTGGGGCTCGTCTTGGAGTTAACAATAATCAAGGAGTCAATATCTTCAACTACCAAGTTGCTACAAAACAGCTTCTCTTTAGACTGCTAG ATATGCTGACAAAAGAACCTCCCTGGTGTGATGGCTCCAACTGCTATGAATGCACTGCCAAATTTGGAGTCACGACAAGGAAGCATCACTG CCGACACTGTGGACGCCTGCTTTGCCATAAGTGCTCAACAAAGGAGATTCCTATCATAAAATTTGATTTGAACAAGCCAGTTCGAGTTTGCAACATCTGCTTTGATGTCCTGACTCTGGGAGGAGTCTCCTAG